The Mixta hanseatica genome includes a region encoding these proteins:
- the mmuP gene encoding S-methylmethionine permease: MQSEQPQGGQFKRSMKARHLVMLSLGGVIGTGLFFNTGYIISTTGAAGTLLAYLIGALVVWLVMQSLGELSVAMPETGAFHVYASRYLSPATGYTVAWLYWLTWTVALGSSLTAAGFCMQYWFPQTPVWLWCLIFCLAIFLLNVISTRFFAEGEFWFSLIKVITILAFIILGGGAVFGLIPLKDGTPAPFFHNLTASGWLPHGALPILMTMVAVNFAFSGTELIGIAAGETENPQKVLPLAIRTTVARLIIFFIGTVLILAALIPMEQAGIVKSPFVLVFEKIGLPWAADIFNFVILTAILSAANSGLYASGRMLWSLSNEGTLPRCFARLTRRGIPLVAIGASMLGGLLALFSSIVAADTVYVALSAISGFAVVAVWLSICASHYAFRRQYQREGRPLAELKYRAPWFPLTPILGFALCLLACVGLAFDPEQRIALWCGLPFVAICYGAFWLTQRKKQQSAKETKHAI; the protein is encoded by the coding sequence ATGCAGTCAGAACAGCCGCAAGGCGGACAATTTAAACGTAGTATGAAAGCACGCCATCTGGTAATGCTTTCCCTGGGCGGTGTTATCGGCACCGGTCTGTTTTTTAATACCGGCTATATCATCTCTACTACCGGCGCGGCGGGGACGCTCCTGGCGTACCTGATCGGCGCGCTGGTGGTATGGCTGGTGATGCAATCACTGGGCGAACTGTCGGTCGCGATGCCGGAAACCGGCGCCTTTCACGTCTATGCCTCGCGCTATCTTAGCCCGGCTACGGGCTACACCGTCGCCTGGCTCTACTGGCTGACCTGGACCGTCGCGCTCGGTTCCAGCCTGACGGCGGCGGGCTTTTGTATGCAGTACTGGTTTCCGCAGACGCCGGTCTGGCTCTGGTGCCTGATATTTTGTCTGGCGATATTTTTACTGAACGTTATCTCCACGCGCTTTTTCGCAGAAGGGGAGTTCTGGTTCTCACTGATTAAAGTGATCACCATTCTGGCGTTTATTATTCTTGGCGGCGGCGCGGTATTTGGCCTGATCCCGCTTAAGGATGGCACCCCCGCGCCGTTCTTCCATAATCTCACCGCGTCCGGCTGGCTACCACACGGCGCGTTGCCGATCCTGATGACGATGGTGGCGGTTAACTTCGCCTTTTCTGGCACCGAGCTGATTGGCATCGCTGCTGGCGAAACGGAAAACCCGCAGAAAGTGCTGCCGCTGGCGATTCGCACCACCGTGGCGCGCCTGATTATTTTCTTTATCGGCACGGTACTGATTCTGGCGGCGCTGATCCCGATGGAGCAGGCGGGCATCGTGAAAAGCCCGTTTGTGCTGGTATTTGAAAAGATCGGCCTGCCCTGGGCGGCGGATATTTTTAATTTCGTTATCCTGACCGCCATCCTCTCGGCGGCCAACTCCGGACTGTATGCATCGGGCCGCATGCTCTGGTCATTGTCTAACGAAGGCACGCTGCCGCGCTGTTTTGCGCGCCTGACGCGACGAGGCATTCCGCTGGTGGCGATCGGCGCCAGTATGCTGGGCGGGCTGCTGGCGCTGTTTTCCAGCATCGTCGCCGCCGATACCGTTTACGTGGCGCTTTCCGCCATCTCCGGCTTCGCGGTGGTGGCGGTTTGGCTCAGCATCTGCGCCTCGCATTATGCCTTCCGGCGGCAGTATCAGCGCGAAGGACGGCCGCTCGCCGAACTGAAATACCGGGCGCCCTGGTTCCCGCTGACGCCGATTCTGGGCTTTGCGCTCTGTCTGCTGGCCTGCGTTGGTCTGGCTTTCGATCCTGAGCAGCGCATCGCGCTGTGGTGTGGTCTGCCCTTTGTGGCGATCTGCTATGGTGCTTTCTGGTTAACCCAACGTAAAAAGCAGCAAAGCGCTAAGGAAACGAAACATGCTATTTAA
- a CDS encoding DUF2002 family protein — protein sequence MYLRPDEVARVLEKAGFEMDTVTPKTYGYRRGENYVYVNREARLGRTALVIHPTLKEKSLNYADPASDIKTCDHYTRFPMYLVGDTQDHYGIPHGFSSRAALERYLQSMFD from the coding sequence ATGTATTTACGACCAGATGAGGTGGCACGCGTTCTGGAAAAAGCTGGCTTTGAAATGGATACCGTGACGCCGAAAACCTATGGCTACCGCCGTGGCGAAAACTATGTTTACGTCAACCGCGAAGCGCGCCTGGGGCGAACCGCACTGGTCATTCATCCGACGCTGAAAGAAAAAAGCCTGAACTATGCGGACCCGGCGTCAGATATTAAGACCTGCGATCACTACACGCGCTTCCCGATGTATCTTGTGGGCGATACGCAGGATCACTACGGCATTCCGCACGGCTTTAGCTCCCGCGCCGCGCTGGAGCGCTATTTACAAAGTATGTTCGATTAA
- a CDS encoding DUF883 family protein translates to MSKQTVKNDELDVHQDVSVLADALDDLLKSYGSKTKDDIDVARSKAEALLKETRAKINGRSRVRQAARDAGQQVDTWIHDKPWHGAGVGAAIGIFIGALLASRR, encoded by the coding sequence ATGTCTAAACAAACAGTGAAAAATGATGAATTAGACGTACATCAGGACGTTTCGGTACTGGCAGATGCGCTGGACGATTTACTGAAATCGTACGGCAGCAAAACCAAAGATGATATTGACGTGGCACGCAGCAAAGCAGAAGCGCTGCTAAAAGAGACCCGGGCTAAAATCAACGGCCGTAGCCGCGTACGTCAGGCAGCGCGCGACGCGGGCCAGCAGGTTGATACCTGGATTCACGATAAGCCGTGGCACGGCGCAGGCGTCGGTGCCGCTATCGGTATTTTTATCGGCGCGCTGCTGGCTTCCCGTCGCTAA
- the nrdH gene encoding glutaredoxin-like protein NrdH, which yields MLITIYTKNNCMQCTATKNMMDKLGLPWQLVNLDEEPAALEDLKALGYRQLPVVMADEDHWSGFRPDKLIRLTQVQRAQG from the coding sequence ATGCTCATTACTATTTACACTAAGAATAACTGCATGCAGTGTACCGCTACCAAAAACATGATGGATAAACTGGGGTTGCCCTGGCAGCTGGTTAATCTGGACGAGGAGCCAGCGGCTCTCGAAGACCTGAAGGCGCTGGGCTACCGCCAATTGCCGGTGGTGATGGCCGATGAGGATCACTGGAGCGGTTTCCGCCCCGATAAGCTGATCCGTCTGACGCAGGTGCAGCGGGCGCAGGGCTAA
- the nrdI gene encoding class Ib ribonucleoside-diphosphate reductase assembly flavoprotein NrdI, whose protein sequence is MLVYFSSQSENTHRFVTRLGLPARRIPLDKAQRLQVDRPFILVVPSYGGGSARGAVPAQVIQFLNDEANRRLLRGVIAAGNRNFGAGFCLAGDIIAQKCQVPYLYRFELMGTADDIANVKAGVTQFWQQQTAHS, encoded by the coding sequence ATGCTGGTCTACTTTTCCAGCCAGTCGGAAAACACCCACCGGTTCGTTACCCGACTTGGCCTGCCGGCGCGCCGTATTCCATTAGATAAAGCGCAGCGCCTGCAGGTAGATCGCCCTTTTATCCTGGTGGTGCCCAGCTACGGCGGCGGCAGCGCGCGCGGCGCCGTACCCGCCCAGGTTATTCAGTTTCTTAATGATGAAGCCAATCGTCGGCTGCTACGCGGCGTGATTGCCGCAGGCAACCGCAACTTCGGCGCAGGCTTTTGCCTGGCCGGCGACATCATTGCGCAAAAATGTCAGGTTCCCTACCTTTACCGCTTCGAGCTAATGGGAACCGCCGACGATATCGCCAACGTTAAAGCGGGAGTAACCCAATTTTGGCAACAACAAACAGCCCACAGCTAG
- the nrdE gene encoding class 1b ribonucleoside-diphosphate reductase subunit alpha: MLNLYDEQGNIQFDKDREAARQFWLQQVLPNSVPFDSLTARLQYLVAEGYYEAEVLNAYPFEFVCQLFEQAAGWGFRFQTFLGAWKFFTSYALKTFDGKRYLEDFPDRVCMVALTLAQGDSQLATALMEEMLSGRFQPATPTFLNCGKQQRGELVSCFLLRIEDNMESIGRAVNSALQLSKRGGGVAFLLSNLREAGAPIKRIENQSSGVIPVMKMLEDAFSYANQLGARQGAGAVYLHAHHPDILRFLDTKRENADEKIRIKTLSLGVVIPDVTFRLAKENQPMALFSPYDVERLYGQAFADISISEKYDEMLADARIRKTFINAREFFQTLAEIQFESGYPYLMFEDTVNRANPVQGRINMSNLCSEILQVNSPSSYHDDLSYRQVGKDISCNLGSLNIAHAMDSGNLGRTVEIAVRGLSAVSDMSHIHSVPSIEHGNAQSHAIGLGQMNLHGYLAREGIAYGSPEALDFTNLYFYCITYHALCTSNQLARERQQRFAGFGQSRYASGDYFTQYIEQAWLPRTERIAQLFARAGITLPTQTDWLTLREAVMRDGLYNQNLQAIPPTGSISYINHATSSIHPIVSRIEIRKEGKTGRVYYPAPFLTNENFAAWQDAYEIGPEAIIDTYAEATRHVDQGLSLTLFFRDGVTTRDINRAQIYAWKKGIKTLYYIRLRQMALEGTEVQGCVSCSL, translated from the coding sequence ATGCTCAACCTTTATGATGAGCAGGGAAATATCCAGTTTGATAAAGATCGTGAGGCGGCGCGCCAGTTCTGGCTGCAACAGGTGCTTCCCAACAGCGTGCCGTTCGATTCACTGACGGCGCGGCTACAGTATCTGGTGGCGGAAGGCTACTATGAAGCGGAGGTGCTGAACGCCTATCCCTTTGAATTTGTCTGCCAGCTATTTGAACAGGCGGCCGGTTGGGGCTTCCGTTTCCAGACCTTTTTAGGCGCCTGGAAGTTTTTCACCAGCTATGCGCTAAAAACCTTTGATGGTAAGCGCTACCTGGAAGATTTCCCCGATCGCGTCTGCATGGTGGCGCTCACGCTGGCGCAGGGCGACAGTCAGTTAGCCACGGCGCTGATGGAAGAGATGCTCTCCGGCCGCTTCCAGCCAGCGACGCCGACCTTCCTTAACTGCGGCAAGCAGCAGCGTGGCGAGCTGGTCTCCTGCTTCTTATTGCGTATTGAAGACAATATGGAGTCGATTGGCCGCGCGGTAAACTCTGCGCTACAGCTGTCAAAACGCGGCGGCGGCGTGGCTTTTCTGTTATCTAACCTGCGTGAAGCCGGCGCGCCGATAAAGCGTATCGAAAATCAATCTTCCGGCGTGATCCCGGTGATGAAAATGCTGGAGGATGCTTTTTCCTACGCCAACCAGCTGGGCGCGCGCCAGGGCGCCGGGGCGGTTTATCTGCATGCCCACCATCCCGATATTCTGCGCTTTCTTGATACTAAGCGGGAAAACGCCGACGAGAAGATCCGTATTAAAACCCTGTCGCTTGGCGTGGTAATCCCGGATGTGACTTTCCGTCTGGCGAAAGAGAATCAGCCGATGGCGCTCTTCTCGCCGTATGACGTGGAGCGCCTGTATGGCCAGGCGTTTGCCGATATCAGTATCAGCGAGAAATATGATGAAATGCTGGCGGATGCGCGTATCCGCAAAACCTTTATCAATGCGCGCGAGTTTTTCCAGACGCTGGCGGAAATCCAGTTCGAATCAGGCTATCCCTATCTGATGTTTGAAGATACCGTTAACCGCGCCAACCCAGTGCAGGGCCGCATCAATATGAGCAACCTCTGCTCAGAGATCCTGCAGGTGAATAGCCCTTCCAGCTACCATGACGATCTCAGCTATCGTCAGGTAGGTAAGGATATCTCCTGTAATCTCGGCTCGCTGAATATCGCCCATGCAATGGATTCCGGCAATCTGGGGCGCACCGTGGAGATCGCGGTGCGCGGCCTGAGCGCCGTTTCTGATATGAGCCATATTCATTCGGTGCCGTCGATTGAACATGGCAATGCGCAGTCGCATGCCATTGGCCTGGGCCAGATGAACCTGCATGGTTACCTGGCGCGTGAAGGGATCGCCTACGGCTCGCCGGAAGCGCTCGATTTTACCAACCTCTACTTTTACTGCATTACTTACCACGCGCTATGTACCTCAAACCAGTTGGCGCGGGAACGGCAGCAGCGCTTTGCGGGGTTCGGACAGTCGCGCTACGCCAGCGGCGACTATTTTACCCAATACATCGAGCAGGCCTGGCTACCACGCACCGAGCGTATCGCGCAGCTGTTCGCCAGGGCGGGCATCACGCTGCCGACTCAGACGGACTGGCTGACGCTGCGTGAAGCGGTAATGCGTGACGGGCTGTACAACCAAAATCTGCAGGCAATCCCGCCAACCGGATCGATCTCCTACATCAATCATGCGACCTCGAGCATTCACCCTATCGTCTCGCGCATTGAAATCCGTAAAGAAGGCAAAACCGGGCGCGTTTACTATCCGGCCCCTTTCCTGACCAATGAGAATTTCGCTGCATGGCAGGATGCGTATGAGATTGGCCCGGAAGCGATTATCGATACCTATGCGGAAGCGACGCGCCATGTCGATCAGGGGCTGTCGCTGACGCTGTTCTTCCGCGATGGCGTAACCACGCGCGACATTAACCGCGCGCAGATCTACGCATGGAAGAAAGGGATTAAAACCCTCTATTACATTCGCCTGCGGCAGATGGCGCTGGAAGGCACTGAGGTGCAGGGCTGCGTTTCCTGCTCGCTATAA
- the nrdF gene encoding class 1b ribonucleoside-diphosphate reductase subunit beta produces the protein MQNLKRIQAINWNRIEDEKDLEVWNRLTTNFWLPEKVPLSNDLPAWNSLSNTEQQLTIRVFTGLTLLDTLQNSVGAPALMADALTPHEEAVISNISFMEAVHARSYSSIFSTLCPVNEVDAAYAWSESCVPLQNKADLINQYYCADDPLKKKVASVFLESFLFYSGFWLPMYWSSRGKLTNTADLIRLIIRDEAVHGYYIGYKYQKALEKADPARREALQQFAIDLLMTLYDNELAYTEALYGETPWLEEVKAFLHYNANKALMNLGYEALFPAEMTQVNPAILSALSPNADENHDFFSGSGSSYVMGKAVDTEDEDWDF, from the coding sequence ATGCAAAATCTTAAGCGCATCCAGGCGATAAACTGGAACCGCATCGAAGATGAGAAAGATCTGGAGGTCTGGAACCGTCTGACCACCAACTTTTGGCTGCCGGAGAAGGTGCCGCTCTCTAACGATCTGCCGGCGTGGAATAGCCTGAGCAACACCGAGCAGCAGCTGACTATCCGCGTATTTACCGGCCTGACGCTGCTGGATACTCTGCAAAACAGCGTCGGCGCGCCCGCGCTGATGGCTGATGCGCTGACGCCGCACGAAGAGGCAGTGATCTCTAATATCAGCTTTATGGAAGCGGTGCACGCGCGCTCTTACAGCTCAATTTTCTCTACGCTGTGTCCGGTTAATGAGGTGGATGCAGCCTATGCCTGGAGCGAAAGCTGCGTCCCGCTGCAGAATAAAGCCGACCTGATCAATCAGTACTATTGCGCCGACGATCCGCTAAAAAAGAAGGTTGCCAGCGTCTTTCTTGAGTCGTTCCTGTTCTATTCCGGTTTCTGGCTGCCGATGTACTGGTCAAGCCGCGGTAAACTGACCAATACCGCAGATCTTATCCGCCTGATTATTCGCGATGAAGCGGTGCACGGTTACTATATCGGCTATAAGTATCAAAAAGCGCTGGAAAAAGCCGATCCGGCCCGGCGTGAAGCGCTGCAGCAATTCGCCATCGATCTGCTGATGACGCTGTATGATAACGAGCTGGCTTATACCGAGGCGCTGTATGGCGAAACGCCGTGGCTGGAGGAGGTAAAAGCCTTCCTGCACTATAACGCGAATAAGGCGCTGATGAATTTAGGCTATGAAGCGCTGTTCCCGGCAGAAATGACCCAGGTTAACCCGGCTATTTTAAGCGCGTTGTCGCCTAACGCCGATGAAAACCACGACTTCTTCTCCGGATCCGGCTCCTCTTATGTGATGGGCAAAGCGGTAGATACCGAAGATGAAGACTGGGATTTTTAG